The nucleotide window GTGCCGGCGGTGTGGGACACTTCGGCGGGAATGCCGTGTTCCGTTAGGACGGCGGTGATGGCTTTGACCGGCAGCGTGGACCAATAGGAAGAGGGGCCGCCGCGGACGACGGGCTTGTCCACCGGCTGGCGTCCGGCGTTGTCCGGGATGCGGGCGTCATCGAGGTTGATGGCGATGCGTTCCGGTGTGATGGCTTGCCGCCCGCTGGCGAGGCCGAGGCAGACGACCAGCGAGGGCATGTGGCGTTCGATCAGCTTGTGGAGTTGGCGGCGGGATTTCCCGAACTCGCAGGCGAGGATGGCGCTGGTGATTTGATGGCCTTCGATGATGGCTCCATCGAGCTGTGCCGCGATGGCCTGCGAGGGATTCCGGGCATCGCCGCCGAAGGGCTCGAAGCCGGTGAGGAGCACGGTTTTCATCAGTCGGTCAGAAACGATATACGCAGAAATCGAGGATGAGAATATTTACGGCGAGGAGCGTGAGTCCGATGGGGGCCTGCGCCTTGATCACGGCGTGGGGATCGCGGAGTTCCAGCAGCATCGCCGGGACGAGATTGAAATTCGCGGCCATCGGGGTGAGCAGTGTGCCACAGTATCCACTGAGCATGCCGATGGCGGCCATGATCGCCGGATTGCCATGATGCTGCTGCACGATGATCGGCAGGCCGACACCGAGCGTGATCACGGGAAAGGCGGCGAAGGCATTGCCGAGGCAGATCGTGAACAAGGCCATGCCCACGCAATAGACCACGACCGCGACAAACGGGTTGCCGGTGGGGAAGGTGTCCGTCACGAGCCGGGCGATCACCTCGCCCACGCCCGCCTTGGTGAAGATGCCGCCGAGCGCGGCGAGCAGTTGCGGCAGCAGCATCGCCCAGCCGATGGCGTGAAGCAAACGCCCACCCTCATGCAGCGACTCGCGGGGCTTCGCGCGGGTCATGCGCAGGGCGACGATGAGTGCGAGCAGGGAACCCAGACCGAGCGCCGCGAGCGTGGGTTGCTTGGGATCGAAGAGACGCACGCCGCCCAGCGGGATCTTGGAAAGAACCAGCGTGCTGACGACGGCGGTGGCTGGGATGACCAATGCCGGGATGAAGATGCGGTTGCCGAGGCGGAGGGCTTCACTGGCGCGTTGTTCCGCGGGTACCGGAGTTTCCTTGGGAGCTGTGATTTGTCTGGTGGCGGCGAGGGCGACGAGACCGAGCATGATCCAACCGATCGCGAGGGGCGGGAGATGGCCGCCGAAGAGATAGATGGCCGCAAGCGCACCCCAGAACAACGCGGTTCCCACGCGCCGGAGATGCGCGCGATTTTTCACGGTGTTGATGGCGATGCAGGTCAGCAGGATGCCGGCGATGACATAGAGGGTTTGCAGCGAGACGAGGGTCATGCCTCCTCCTTCCCTTGAGTGGCGTTGGTTTCCCGCCGGATGCGGCGGTCGAGCACACGGGTGCGCCACGCCATGATGAAGGATGCGGCGATGGCAGTGGGAATGCCCCATAGTGCCAGCGGCCACACGCCGACCTCGATGTGCTGGGCATCGAAGACGCCCTTCATGAGCAGCACCGCACCAACGGCGATGAAGACATCCTCCCCGAAAAAGTTGCCGATGTTTTCCGCCGCCGCGGCGTGGGCGCGGATGGTATCGCGGGTTTCATCCGGGAGAGGTCCGTGTTGCGCGTGAGCCGCGCCTTCCGCCATGGGTGCGATGATCGGGCGCACGGCTCCCGCATGGCCACCGATGTTCACCCCGAGGGCGATGCTGATCTGGCGAACCAGACTGTAGAGGAAGATCACTCGCCCGGCGGTGGCTCCACGGGCGCGGCGGATCAAGGTCTCCGCACGTTCGCGCAGGCCATGGCGCTCGAGCAGGCCGATGACCGGCGCGATCAGGATCACCGGCAGGGTCATGTAGCGGTTCTCGATGAAAAGCCTGCCGAAGAGTTCGAGCACTTCGTTGAATGTCATGCCGGCTGCCAGTCCGGTGGCGATGCCCGCGGCCATCACCACCAGCAGCGTGTTCAGCCGCAGGGCGAAGCCAATGGCCACCACGGGGATGCCGATGAGCTTGAGCCACATCATGGCGTGAAGCGCTTGATGGGGATGCCCGCTTCCTGGAGCGCATGCCGCAGCGCGTGGGCGAACGCGACGGCGTGGGCTCCATCGCCATGCAGGCAGACGGTGTCGGCGATGCCTTGGCGGATGAGGCGGAGCGTTTGGGCGCAGGCTTCCGCAGTGTCCGTAATCAGGGCGTGGGGATGGGAACGCGGAACGAGATTACCGTCCGGCTGATAGCGGCGGTCGGCGAAGATTTCGCGTGCGGTGGAGAGTCCGCGTGCTTTTCCGGCGCGGATCAATTCGCTGCCAGCGAGGCCGTAGATTACCAATGTGGGATCGGCTTCATAAATGGCGTCCGCAATGGCCGATGCGATCATCGGATCGCGGGCGGCCTGATTGTAGAGGGCGCCGTGGGGTTTGACGTGAGTGAGTCTGGTTGTGGCTTGGACCGCGATGTTCTGAAGCATCCGGATTTGCCCGAGAACGAGCACGCGGAGATCGCTGGAAGAAAGCGTGAGTTCGGTTCTGCCGAAGTTTTCCCGATCCTCATAGCCGGGATGCGCGCCGATGGCGGTTCCATGCGCGAGAGCGAGATCGATGCATCGCTTCATCGTCGCTTCATCCCCCGCATGCGCTCCGCACGCGATGTTCGCGGACGTGACCAGTGGCATCAGCTCCGCATCGTGGGGCGCGCCTTCGCCCAGATCGCAGTTGAGATCGATGTGCATGGAGGATCAGAGCCGGGGCGTGGATAGGTGGCCGATGGCAATGGCGAGATCACGCTCGCGTTCGATCAGCAGGGCATGGGCCACCGCCTGCGGGATTTCGCGGAAGCGGACGGGTTCGCCGGGGCGGAGCTGGGCCAGCTTGCCGATATCGGCGGTGGCCACGGCACCGATCCGCGGATAGCCGCCGAGGGTCTGGCGGTCCGCACCGAGCACGATCGGCTGGCCGGATGAAGGCACCTGGACCACGCCGTGCTGGACGGCGGACGAGATCATGTCGCGCGGTGCTTCAAGATCGAGGGGTGGACCTTCCAGCCGGACTCCCATGCGGTTGCTGTCCTTGCTGACGCCGTAGATGGCGCTGGTGAAACGCTCCTGTGCGGCGGGCGCGAACCATTCCCACTCCGGTCCGCGCACCACCCGAAGCATGCCCTGGCCATTGGGCTTGCCGAGGGATTCCGGAACGAGGCTCCATGCGGCATCCCGGCCTGAGGTGCGGAGCTGGGTCATCATCGCCTGCGCCCATGCGGAAGGTTCACCGGTGGGGAGCTCGTCTCCGGCGGCGAGGGCGCGGCCTTCGTGGCCGCCGATGCGCGCGCCGGTATCGGTGGAACGGCTGCCCATCACCTCCGGGACCGTGATGCCACCGGATGCCGCGAGCCAGGCCATGGCTCCGCGCCGCGCGCCGGTGAAATCGATCACGCTTTCCGTCCGCACCAGCACCGGGCGGTTTTTGGACAGAGGGCGACCGTCCAGGGTGACGGCGAAATCCGCTCCGCACCACGCGACCAACGTTTCACGGTCGAAGTGCAATCGCGGGCCGGCGAGCGCCATTTCGATCACGGCGGCACCGGGTTCATTGCCGGTGAGATGATTCGCCACGCGGACGGCGAACGGGTCCGCCGCACCACCGGCCACCACGCCGAATTTCTGGAATCCCGTGCGGCCGAGATCCTGCACGGTGGAGAGCATGCCGGGGCGAAGTACGTGAATCATGGTAGTTCCTCCCGTGCTTCGAACTCCTTCGCCGGGATGGCGCGGAACTTCACGCGGTCGCCGGGTTGCAGCAGCACCGGCGGTTCATGGTCCGGGCGGAAGAGTTTCAAGGGCGTGCGGCCGATCACATGCCATCCGCCCGGAATGGCCTGCGGGTAGATGCACGACTGGCCGTTGGCGATGGCGATCGATCCGGCGGCGACGGAGAGCCGCGGCGCGGCGCGCCGTGGCAGCGAGAGCGAATCGGGCAGACCATGCAGATACGGAAAGCCGGGTGCGAAGCCGAGCTGGAGCACCAGATATTCCGCGGCGCTGTGGCGGGTGACCACATCGATCACCGAGAGTCCGGTGCGTCGTGCGACCTCCTCCAGGTCCGGGCCATGCTCGCCACCATAGCACACGGGGATCTCCACCACCCGGGAGGATGGAGCGGAGCTTTCCTTGGGCAGACCGGCGAGACGTTCCAGCGCCTCTCCACCAAGCCAGCCGGTGAGGTCATCCGCCGGAGCGCCGTGTTTCAAGAGTGCCAGCGGATCGTAGAAGAGCGTGATCGTGGTGGCGGCCGGCACCACCTCCATGACTCCGGGCAGGGCGGGGGATTGCAACCAGGCCACCACTTCATGAACACGATGCGGCGGCAGCGCGCCGACGGTTTCCGCCAGCTCGAGGATCAGGGCGCTGTCGCCCAGCGGAATGACGCGTGTCTCCATGGAAGAGTGACCGGAAATTACGTAGCGCAAAATCGAAATCGAACAAGCAGCGAGAACGAAATGCGGAGGTGGGGGAGTGGATTGGGGATAAACGAAGGTGGGAATGGACCCATTGGCAGCCAAGGGGTTCCATCTTAGCTTCGTAAATGGGCTTCTCCCTCCGTCGTCTCGTCCAAGTGGCTTTTGGTTCCTGTGTCCTTACTGGTGGCGTGTCCGCCACGCCTCTGACCGCGGGCATGAAGATCGGGATCGATTTCGGTCCCACGCTCACGGCGAACTGGAACAACATCGTGACGCTCAACCAGGGCGTGGCCGCAGGGTCGGTGACCAACCTCGGCGGAACGGTGGTGGATGGTGTTTCCATCGCCACTGCCAACGCCCAGTTCATCAACAACGATGGTACGGACAACTGGGTGGGGCTGGCGGTGAAGGGGGGCAATGTGCCGCCGGAATTCGTGGACAGCGTGGTCACGGACATCGCGGGAAATTCCAGCCTTGGAGACGGCAGTCCGTACAAGATCACCCTCGGCGGCCTGGATCCGGCCTTGGTTTATACGGTGGTTGCCGTAGCCACGGCCACCGGGTCGCCGACGGATACCTTCACGGTCAAAGGGGCGGCCACCTATGGTCCGTCCGCCATCGCGCGGGCGAGCGCCCGGACGGGTCTGTTTCATACGTTCACCAATGTCAGCCCGACCACAGCGGGTGGTCTTGTGATTGAGGTGATGGACAGCAGTGCCGGCTCGAATCCGATCGTGAATGGCATCCTGATCACGGCCTCGGCTACCGGGAATCCGGACTCGGACGGCGACGGGCTTCCGGATGCGTGGGAACAGGAGCATTTCGGAATGCTTTCACAGGGCGCGGCAGGCGACTATGATCAGGATGGCGACAGCAATCTCGCGGAGTATCAGAATGGAACGCTGCCGGAGGACATCGGCTCCCACTCGGCGGTGCTCCAGGCCTGGCAGATCGATTTCCAAGGCGGCACCGGTGGTGCGCTGGGCTCGGCGAACCCGGTGACGTCCACCTTCGACATCGGCTATGGCGCGAAGTGGAATGCCTTCGAGATCGCCGCCACCGATGGGAACGTGTTTGCCAATCCGCCCGCACACAACGCGGCGATCGATCCGCAGTTGCTGAAGCTCCATGATGCGAAGGACGCCACCACCAAGGTGGACATGAAGATCAGTGGAGGCGTGTCCGGGTTCAATGTTGGGCGTGTGCTCGATCTTGGCGGCATCAATGCGGCCTTCGGCGACCACTGGTTTTGGGGGGCGCAGGGACGCACGACCATGAACGTGGGATTCACATTCTCCCATCTGTTACCCGGAACGTATTCGCTCACCGCCTATGCGAATCCGGACCAGCACAATCCACCGCGCGATTTCAGTCTCACGGTGGGTGGAACGACGGTGCCGATCAGTCCGACCTTCGGGACGACGTTCTATGCCAATGCCGGGACGTTTGCCGGAACGGTGCGCAACATCACCGTGGGGGCGGATGGCACGTTGACCGGTAATCTGGGGACGATCGGAGGTGATCCCAGCATCGCCGCGATGGTGCTGCGCCGCGTTTCCGCGCCTGCCACGGCGGTGGCTGGCAACGATGAGGCGGCGGTGGGTGCGGGGGGCAAGGTGAGGATCGCGGTGATAGAGAACGATGCCATCCATGAGCCGTTCGTCTCGATGGAGATCGTTGCGCCACCCGTCTCCGGCACCGCGTTGGTGAAGGCGGACCATTCGATCCTCTATGCGGCGGGTGCTGCCGCGGGAGCGGATTCGTTCACTTATCGTTTCACGGATGCGACGGGTGTTTCGAACACCGCGACGGTTTCGATTCAGGTGTCCGCAGGACGTGTGTCACCGGATTCGGTGACGCTGCCATTGGAGCCGCCGCAGGGGACTTATTCGCTGGAGGATGCGTTTGCGAACCGGGGTGCGTTCAATTTTGGCACGCCGACGTGGATGGCATCCATCCAGGGCAACACGAAGCGTTTCTTCGTCTCCGAGCGGACCGGTGTGATATGGGAAATTCAAGACATGAGCGCGGCCACCGCCACGCGGCGCGTCTTCGTGGATCTCTCGGCGAAACTCGATCTTTATACCGAGATGGGTGTGAAGTCCTTTGCCTTCCATCCGCAGTTCGAATCCGGGAGCCCGTATGTGTACGTGACCTACAACTACGAATCGCCATCTAGCGGCTCCACGGTGGGCTCGGTGCGCCTTTCACGATTCACTGTCATGAGCAATGGTACCGGTGTGGTGGATCCGGCGAGCGAACTGATCCTCTTCGAAGTGGACAGCCGCAGCCAGGATCACAACCTGGACAGCTGCAAGTTCGGGCCGGATGGCTATCTGTATGTGGGATCGGGGGATGAACGGCGTCCGGCGGAAAACTCGCAGACGATCACCAACATGTTCTGGAGTTCGGTGATCCGCATCGACGTGGATCGTCGTGCGGGGAATCTCGAGCCGAACGCCAGTACGAATCCTTCGCTGGTGATTCCCGCGGATGCAGGTGTGGCGCGCTACAAGATTCCCGCGGACAATCCGTATGCGGCTGCCTCAGGGACTGTGAACTACCGGGGGACCTCGTATGCCGCGAATGCGGTGCGTTCGGAAATCTACATCACCGGAGTGCGGAATCCGTGGACCTTCAGCTTCGACACGGTCGATGGCGATCCGGTGCTGTGGTTGGGCGATGTGGGCAGCGATGGAAGCGACAGCCGCGAGGAGGTGAATATCTTCCGCAAGGGCGACAACGGCGGATGGAATTATCTGGAGGGCGACCGCTACAACAGCACTCCACCGGCGGGTGTGGTACTGCGCGCGCCGGAGTATTTCTATGCCCGCGGTTCGGGAGCCTATCAGGGCGCGTCGGTCATCGGGGGCATGATGGTGCATGGCGGCAACTACCCGACGCTCGATGGCAAGTATCTGTTCGGCGATTGGCTGAACGGCCACATTTGGACCTTGGAACGCGGTGCGGCACCGGGCACGCCGACGGTCACGCGCATCGCGGGACTTTCCGGAGTGGTGGGTTTCACCACCGATCCCTCGAATGGCGACATTCTCGTCCTGAGCTGGAACAACCAGGGTGGCGCGTTGTTCGATCAAAGCGGACAGGTGGGGAAGGTGTTCCGCCTGAAATCGCAGATCGTTTCCGGCAGCACTTTTCCGGGCACGCTTTCCGGAACCGGACTGTTCGCGGATCTCGCGGACATGACGCCGAATCCGGGGCTGCATTTCTACGAGCCGAACGTCACCTTCTGGTCCGACAACGCGAGGAAAAGCCGCTGGTTCGCGCTGCCGGGAACCACGGACAAGATGACGTGGTCCGCCGATGGCGCGTTCACATTCCCCACCGGGGCGCTGTGGGTGAAGCATTTCGAATTGGAAACCACCCGCGGCAATCCGGCGACGCGCAAGCGGCTTGAAACCCGCGTGATCGTCAAGAACGCCGGCGGTGTCTATGGTATTTCCTACCGTTGGAATGAAGCCGGGACTGAAGCAACGTTGGTGGGCGATGGTGGGGATACCTTCGATGTGCAGGTCACCGATCCGGCCTTGCCTGCAGGGCAGCAGGCATCCACGCAGCGGTGGCAGATTCCCTCGCGGACCCAGTGCCTGACCTGCCACAATGCGGAATCGGGGCGCGTGCTCGGCTTCGACAGCCGCCAGCTCAATCGCGATGATGTGCCTTTTGATGGAATCTCTGGCAACTATCTCCAGCGATTGTCCGATGCGGGCTATCTCCAGGGACTGGCCGTGCCTCCTGCCTCACTGCCCCGTCATCATGCCGCGAATGACACTTCGGTGGACATCGAGTCCCGCGTGCGATCCTACCTCGCGGTGAATTGTTCCTATTGCCACGCCGACTCCGCCGGACTCGATCTGCGGGCTTCGGCGTCATTGGATGCCACCCATTTGTTGAACCGTCCGGACCAAGGGCAGATCACCATCACCGATCCCGCGGTGAAGCGGATCGTGCCGGGATCGACCGCGCATTCCAGCGTGTTGCAACGCATGATGGGCGCTCCGGGATTCAACCGGATGCCTCCGCTTGCTTCGTCGGTGGTGGACGCGGAGGGCGTGGCGCTGGTGTCCGATTGGATACTGAACACGGCGAACTCGGCGCCGGTGTTTTCGATCGCGGATGGCCAGGTGCTTGTTATCGCGGCGGATGCGTTGCCTGGCACGGTGGTTGCGGATCTTCATGCGGTGGACGCGGATGGGCGGGACAGCGTGACTCACGAA belongs to Luteolibacter ambystomatis and includes:
- the pcp gene encoding pyroglutamyl-peptidase I — protein: MKTVLLTGFEPFGGDARNPSQAIAAQLDGAIIEGHQITSAILACEFGKSRRQLHKLIERHMPSLVVCLGLASGRQAITPERIAINLDDARIPDNAGRQPVDKPVVRGGPSSYWSTLPVKAITAVLTEHGIPAEVSHTAGTFVCNHVFYSLMHELAATPDVRGGFIHVPAPWNSPLSQDALLEGITLAVAAAIRHKRDIRITGGATH
- a CDS encoding DUF979 domain-containing protein, which encodes MTLVSLQTLYVIAGILLTCIAINTVKNRAHLRRVGTALFWGALAAIYLFGGHLPPLAIGWIMLGLVALAATRQITAPKETPVPAEQRASEALRLGNRIFIPALVIPATAVVSTLVLSKIPLGGVRLFDPKQPTLAALGLGSLLALIVALRMTRAKPRESLHEGGRLLHAIGWAMLLPQLLAALGGIFTKAGVGEVIARLVTDTFPTGNPFVAVVVYCVGMALFTICLGNAFAAFPVITLGVGLPIIVQQHHGNPAIMAAIGMLSGYCGTLLTPMAANFNLVPAMLLELRDPHAVIKAQAPIGLTLLAVNILILDFCVYRF
- a CDS encoding DUF969 domain-containing protein, which produces MMWLKLIGIPVVAIGFALRLNTLLVVMAAGIATGLAAGMTFNEVLELFGRLFIENRYMTLPVILIAPVIGLLERHGLRERAETLIRRARGATAGRVIFLYSLVRQISIALGVNIGGHAGAVRPIIAPMAEGAAHAQHGPLPDETRDTIRAHAAAAENIGNFFGEDVFIAVGAVLLMKGVFDAQHIEVGVWPLALWGIPTAIAASFIMAWRTRVLDRRIRRETNATQGKEEA
- a CDS encoding 5-oxoprolinase subunit PxpA, coding for MHIDLNCDLGEGAPHDAELMPLVTSANIACGAHAGDEATMKRCIDLALAHGTAIGAHPGYEDRENFGRTELTLSSSDLRVLVLGQIRMLQNIAVQATTRLTHVKPHGALYNQAARDPMIASAIADAIYEADPTLVIYGLAGSELIRAGKARGLSTAREIFADRRYQPDGNLVPRSHPHALITDTAEACAQTLRLIRQGIADTVCLHGDGAHAVAFAHALRHALQEAGIPIKRFTP
- a CDS encoding biotin-dependent carboxyltransferase family protein, which encodes MIHVLRPGMLSTVQDLGRTGFQKFGVVAGGAADPFAVRVANHLTGNEPGAAVIEMALAGPRLHFDRETLVAWCGADFAVTLDGRPLSKNRPVLVRTESVIDFTGARRGAMAWLAASGGITVPEVMGSRSTDTGARIGGHEGRALAAGDELPTGEPSAWAQAMMTQLRTSGRDAAWSLVPESLGKPNGQGMLRVVRGPEWEWFAPAAQERFTSAIYGVSKDSNRMGVRLEGPPLDLEAPRDMISSAVQHGVVQVPSSGQPIVLGADRQTLGGYPRIGAVATADIGKLAQLRPGEPVRFREIPQAVAHALLIERERDLAIAIGHLSTPRL
- the pxpB gene encoding 5-oxoprolinase subunit PxpB; this translates as METRVIPLGDSALILELAETVGALPPHRVHEVVAWLQSPALPGVMEVVPAATTITLFYDPLALLKHGAPADDLTGWLGGEALERLAGLPKESSAPSSRVVEIPVCYGGEHGPDLEEVARRTGLSVIDVVTRHSAAEYLVLQLGFAPGFPYLHGLPDSLSLPRRAAPRLSVAAGSIAIANGQSCIYPQAIPGGWHVIGRTPLKLFRPDHEPPVLLQPGDRVKFRAIPAKEFEAREELP
- a CDS encoding cadherin domain-containing protein, with translation MGFSLRRLVQVAFGSCVLTGGVSATPLTAGMKIGIDFGPTLTANWNNIVTLNQGVAAGSVTNLGGTVVDGVSIATANAQFINNDGTDNWVGLAVKGGNVPPEFVDSVVTDIAGNSSLGDGSPYKITLGGLDPALVYTVVAVATATGSPTDTFTVKGAATYGPSAIARASARTGLFHTFTNVSPTTAGGLVIEVMDSSAGSNPIVNGILITASATGNPDSDGDGLPDAWEQEHFGMLSQGAAGDYDQDGDSNLAEYQNGTLPEDIGSHSAVLQAWQIDFQGGTGGALGSANPVTSTFDIGYGAKWNAFEIAATDGNVFANPPAHNAAIDPQLLKLHDAKDATTKVDMKISGGVSGFNVGRVLDLGGINAAFGDHWFWGAQGRTTMNVGFTFSHLLPGTYSLTAYANPDQHNPPRDFSLTVGGTTVPISPTFGTTFYANAGTFAGTVRNITVGADGTLTGNLGTIGGDPSIAAMVLRRVSAPATAVAGNDEAAVGAGGKVRIAVIENDAIHEPFVSMEIVAPPVSGTALVKADHSILYAAGAAAGADSFTYRFTDATGVSNTATVSIQVSAGRVSPDSVTLPLEPPQGTYSLEDAFANRGAFNFGTPTWMASIQGNTKRFFVSERTGVIWEIQDMSAATATRRVFVDLSAKLDLYTEMGVKSFAFHPQFESGSPYVYVTYNYESPSSGSTVGSVRLSRFTVMSNGTGVVDPASELILFEVDSRSQDHNLDSCKFGPDGYLYVGSGDERRPAENSQTITNMFWSSVIRIDVDRRAGNLEPNASTNPSLVIPADAGVARYKIPADNPYAAASGTVNYRGTSYAANAVRSEIYITGVRNPWTFSFDTVDGDPVLWLGDVGSDGSDSREEVNIFRKGDNGGWNYLEGDRYNSTPPAGVVLRAPEYFYARGSGAYQGASVIGGMMVHGGNYPTLDGKYLFGDWLNGHIWTLERGAAPGTPTVTRIAGLSGVVGFTTDPSNGDILVLSWNNQGGALFDQSGQVGKVFRLKSQIVSGSTFPGTLSGTGLFADLADMTPNPGLHFYEPNVTFWSDNARKSRWFALPGTTDKMTWSADGAFTFPTGALWVKHFELETTRGNPATRKRLETRVIVKNAGGVYGISYRWNEAGTEATLVGDGGDTFDVQVTDPALPAGQQASTQRWQIPSRTQCLTCHNAESGRVLGFDSRQLNRDDVPFDGISGNYLQRLSDAGYLQGLAVPPASLPRHHAANDTSVDIESRVRSYLAVNCSYCHADSAGLDLRASASLDATHLLNRPDQGQITITDPAVKRIVPGSTAHSSVLQRMMGAPGFNRMPPLASSVVDAEGVALVSDWILNTANSAPVFSIADGQVLVIAADALPGTVVADLHAVDADGRDSVTHEITGGNPGGVFAIDPVTGILSVVGDVSSLGSGLVQLTITASDHFAGNPKTATLTVLIDSSGVNDAPRFTSPLHYYLPTTLAAGERIGQVTASDPERSPVTLAVTGGTAAGRFLLDPAIGKLTRGTGALAVGDVWTLEVTATDGNNPPAGTAATITFHITAPETVSDVPPAGATFWNIDFQGDGSSTAAGQTTTPATTTRGGMTWNAFQVKAYSGDPSAMSVNPSMMLRTHDGTQTQVGFHIFTDNDPNTPIGSGVYGYSGRTGADNLTGDYLLLLNSSSANGPILHQWEITGLTPGWQYDLLIQGGYDNSTARGIAFTVDKDGDGDLADETPVYVQANANAVTNSCVIRSVVADANGRILGQSSRTPPAGQTWGESNWAGLQVRAAGGSPPVFTASGPFSIVENAAAASVVGDLAARDPEGTAVSFTINSGNGQGLFALNATTGRITTTGPLDYENGPVHVLEVAATDGSGASSFDTVVIYTLNLPDTNADFVTSWLTGVGGVFAGQSSEAVIGFNADPDHDGIPNAFERLFGTNPSAADVRSGLEVHSQLSGGSRSLWLDATVDAAASDELAFHAEVSDDCAHWTTLAGDPLVLSDVNGKRVLRFTDVTPWPREPATRFIRLRMNGDDHR